In Paenibacillus larvae subsp. larvae, the following proteins share a genomic window:
- the secA gene encoding preprotein translocase subunit SecA encodes MLGLVKKIFGDSNERELKRYWKVVEEINKLEPIIEALSDEELKGKTAEFRAKLDEGVDIDTLLPEAFAVVREASKRVLGKRHYDVQLIGAMVLHDGNIAEMRTGEGKTLVATLAVYLNALLGKGVHVVTVNDYLAQRDSAEMGQIYEFLGMTVGVNLHDLSHEEKQQAYACDITYGTNNEFGFDYLRDNMVLYKEQMVQRPLYFAVIDEVDSILVDEARTPLIISGQAAKSTDMYYAADRFVSKLKEEEDYTVDIKVKSVALTEAGVEKAERAFGVENLFDHQNITLNHHVTQALKAHAIMKRDVDYVVQDGEVLIVDEFTGRIMTGRRYSDGLHQAIEAKEQLEVQNESMTLATITFQNYFRMYRKLSGMTGTAKTEEEEFRKIYGLDVIVVPTNRPMIRKDHPDVVYKTEKAKFLAVVEEIMKRHKNNQPVLVGTVSIENSELLSELLKRKGVPHKVLNAKHHAQEAEIVSRAGEPGAVTIATNMAGRGTDIVLGEGVADIGGLHIIGTERHESRRIDNQLRGRAGRQGDPGSTQFYLSLGDELMKRFGAENIMNMMDRLGMEEDQPIESRLITRAVESAQKRVEGNNFDVRKVVLQYDDVMNQQREIIYKQRLEVLESDNIREIVEGMLNSVIERVVESHTNEDIPEEWDLGAVADFVNKTFFSDEDEQISSEDIWGKEKEEIIEYLQELIAQKYDRREEEIGTEFMREFEKVVVLRAVDSKWMDHIDAMDQLRQGIHLRAYGGTDPLREYQFEGFEMFEEMINSIQEEVAMYIMKAHVESNLERQEVAKGQAVDTKAEEGGKKPVVREERIGRNDPCPCGSGKKFKNCHGK; translated from the coding sequence ATGCTAGGATTGGTTAAAAAGATATTTGGTGATTCCAACGAGCGTGAACTGAAGCGATACTGGAAAGTCGTGGAAGAGATCAACAAATTGGAGCCTATCATAGAGGCTTTATCTGATGAAGAGCTAAAAGGCAAAACGGCCGAGTTCCGCGCTAAGCTGGACGAAGGCGTAGACATTGATACACTGCTTCCTGAGGCCTTTGCCGTGGTAAGGGAAGCTTCCAAACGCGTTCTGGGGAAACGGCATTATGATGTGCAATTGATTGGTGCAATGGTTCTGCATGACGGAAATATTGCGGAAATGAGAACCGGGGAAGGGAAGACGCTGGTCGCCACTTTGGCGGTTTATTTAAATGCCCTTCTCGGCAAAGGGGTACACGTAGTTACCGTCAATGACTATCTGGCCCAGCGGGACAGTGCGGAGATGGGACAGATTTATGAGTTCCTCGGCATGACGGTGGGTGTGAATCTGCATGACCTTTCCCATGAAGAAAAACAGCAGGCATATGCATGTGATATTACCTACGGGACCAACAACGAATTCGGATTTGATTACCTCCGGGACAATATGGTGCTTTATAAAGAGCAGATGGTACAGCGTCCGCTCTATTTTGCCGTTATTGACGAAGTGGACTCTATTCTGGTCGATGAAGCGAGAACTCCGCTGATCATCTCCGGACAAGCAGCCAAATCCACGGATATGTATTATGCTGCCGACCGGTTCGTCAGCAAGCTGAAGGAAGAGGAAGACTACACGGTGGACATTAAAGTCAAATCCGTTGCGCTTACCGAAGCCGGTGTGGAAAAAGCGGAACGGGCTTTTGGCGTAGAGAATTTGTTTGACCATCAGAATATCACCTTAAATCATCACGTCACCCAAGCGTTGAAGGCACATGCCATTATGAAGCGCGACGTAGATTACGTTGTACAGGACGGAGAAGTCCTTATCGTTGATGAGTTTACGGGACGCATTATGACCGGACGACGCTATAGTGACGGCCTTCATCAGGCGATTGAAGCCAAGGAACAGCTGGAAGTTCAGAATGAGAGCATGACCCTGGCGACCATCACGTTCCAGAACTACTTCCGGATGTACCGCAAGCTTTCCGGCATGACTGGTACTGCGAAAACGGAAGAAGAGGAGTTCAGGAAAATTTACGGATTGGATGTAATTGTGGTGCCTACTAACCGCCCTATGATCCGTAAAGACCATCCGGACGTAGTCTATAAAACGGAGAAGGCCAAATTCCTGGCGGTGGTGGAAGAGATCATGAAGCGCCACAAAAATAACCAGCCGGTTCTGGTGGGTACGGTTTCCATTGAAAACTCCGAGCTGTTGTCCGAGCTTCTGAAGCGCAAAGGAGTTCCGCATAAAGTATTGAATGCGAAGCATCATGCCCAGGAGGCGGAGATTGTATCACGGGCAGGCGAGCCGGGTGCCGTAACAATTGCCACCAACATGGCGGGACGCGGTACGGATATTGTGTTGGGTGAAGGTGTAGCTGATATAGGCGGACTGCATATTATAGGTACAGAACGGCATGAAAGCCGCCGGATTGATAACCAGCTGCGGGGACGTGCCGGGCGCCAGGGTGACCCTGGGTCTACACAATTCTACCTGTCCCTTGGAGACGAGTTGATGAAGCGGTTCGGTGCGGAGAACATCATGAATATGATGGACCGTCTTGGCATGGAAGAAGACCAGCCGATTGAAAGCCGGCTGATTACCCGCGCGGTAGAATCTGCACAGAAAAGGGTAGAAGGCAACAACTTCGATGTACGGAAAGTCGTTCTCCAGTATGACGATGTTATGAACCAACAGCGTGAGATCATTTATAAACAACGCCTTGAAGTATTGGAATCTGATAATATCCGCGAGATTGTGGAAGGAATGTTGAATTCCGTAATTGAAAGGGTAGTTGAATCCCATACTAACGAAGATATTCCGGAAGAATGGGATCTTGGAGCCGTTGCTGATTTTGTAAACAAGACATTCTTCTCGGATGAGGATGAGCAGATATCGTCCGAAGATATATGGGGCAAAGAAAAAGAAGAGATCATAGAGTATCTGCAAGAGCTTATCGCTCAAAAATACGACCGCAGGGAAGAAGAGATCGGTACTGAATTCATGCGCGAGTTCGAGAAAGTGGTTGTGCTTCGCGCGGTAGACAGCAAATGGATGGACCATATTGATGCCATGGACCAGCTGCGCCAAGGGATTCATCTTCGCGCTTACGGCGGAACAGACCCTCTTCGTGAATATCAATTCGAAGGCTTCGAGATGTTCGAGGAGATGATTAACAGCATCCAGGAAGAAGTGGCCATGTACATTATGAAGGCTCACGTGGAAAGCAATCTGGAACGGCAAGAAGTGGCTAAAGGACAGGCGGTGGACACCAAAGCCGAGGAGGGCGGCAAAAAGCCGGTCGTCCGGGAAGAACGCATAGGACGTAACGATCCTTGCCCATGCGGCAGCGGTAAGAAATTCAAAAACTGCCACGGGAAATAA
- the prfB gene encoding peptide chain release factor 2 (programmed frameshift) — MLEPDVKHDLRETAKRLTQLRGSLDLDRKLEEIEDYEVKMAAPDFWDDQEKAQKTIAELNAIKGSVEQFQALSSEFGDIEVMAQLAEEEDDESLAAEVAESIKGIVGKLEGFELQLLLSQPYDRLNAILELHPGAGGTESQDWAEMLLRMYRRWAEKHDFKVEVLDYLPGDEAGVKSVTLLIKGYNAYGYLKAEKGVHRLVRISPFDASGRRHTSFVSCDVVPEIDDDVDVEIRSEDLKIDTYRASGAGGQHINTTDSAVRITHIPTGIVVTCQTERSQIKNRERAMKLLRSKLYEKKIEEQEKHLAEIRGEQSDIAWGSQIRSYVFHPYSMVKDHRTSAETGNAGAVMDGDLDMFIDAYLRQQINQGEVK, encoded by the exons ATGCTGGAACCAGATGTAAAGCACGATCTGCGGGAAACCGCAAAAAGACTAACTCAACTTAGGGGGTCTCTT GACTTAGACCGGAAGCTTGAGGAAATCGAAGATTATGAAGTGAAAATGGCGGCTCCGGATTTCTGGGATGATCAAGAGAAAGCCCAGAAGACCATAGCCGAACTCAATGCCATCAAGGGCAGCGTTGAACAATTTCAGGCTTTGTCCAGCGAGTTTGGGGATATCGAAGTGATGGCCCAGCTTGCAGAGGAAGAAGATGACGAGAGCCTGGCTGCGGAAGTTGCGGAAAGCATCAAAGGCATTGTAGGCAAACTTGAAGGCTTTGAACTACAGCTGCTGCTCAGCCAGCCTTATGACCGGTTAAATGCCATTCTGGAGCTTCATCCGGGGGCAGGAGGTACGGAGTCCCAGGATTGGGCCGAAATGCTGCTTCGCATGTATCGGAGATGGGCTGAGAAACACGACTTTAAGGTAGAAGTACTGGATTATCTTCCAGGTGATGAAGCCGGGGTCAAAAGTGTGACGCTCCTGATCAAAGGCTACAATGCTTACGGATATTTAAAAGCAGAGAAGGGAGTACACCGGCTTGTCCGGATTTCCCCGTTTGATGCTTCCGGCCGCAGACATACTTCTTTCGTATCCTGCGATGTAGTTCCGGAAATCGATGACGATGTGGATGTGGAAATTCGTTCCGAAGATTTAAAAATTGACACTTACCGGGCAAGTGGAGCAGGCGGCCAGCATATTAATACTACAGACTCGGCTGTCCGGATTACCCATATACCTACGGGGATTGTGGTAACCTGCCAGACGGAACGTTCCCAGATCAAGAACCGGGAAAGAGCCATGAAGCTCCTTCGTTCCAAGTTATATGAGAAGAAAATTGAGGAACAGGAAAAACACCTGGCGGAAATCCGCGGAGAACAATCTGACATTGCCTGGGGCAGCCAAATTCGTTCCTACGTATTTCATCCTTACAGTATGGTTAAGGATCACAGGACGTCTGCAGAGACAGGTAATGCGGGGGCTGTCATGGATGGGGATCTCGATATGTTCATTGATGCCTATCTGCGTCAGCAGATTAACCAAGGTGAAGTTAAATAA
- a CDS encoding flagellar protein FliT, whose protein sequence is MDKQNSLSTLIVELKMLTEGMLARLSRATYEELESFVEQRGRLIQAIQGLPVDEAERKAHLPTVQNILSFDGIFIQRMEDLKDEATNGLKRMNQAKSQKSAYAADYSPESILFDYRN, encoded by the coding sequence ATGGATAAGCAGAACTCCCTTTCAACCTTAATTGTCGAGTTAAAGATGCTTACAGAGGGTATGTTGGCCCGTCTAAGCAGAGCAACATATGAGGAACTGGAATCCTTCGTAGAGCAGAGGGGGAGGCTGATTCAGGCGATTCAAGGCCTTCCTGTGGATGAAGCAGAGCGGAAAGCCCATTTACCCACAGTTCAGAACATCCTGTCGTTTGACGGAATTTTTATCCAGCGGATGGAGGATTTAAAGGACGAGGCCACAAACGGGTTAAAGCGGATGAATCAGGCCAAATCACAGAAATCCGCTTATGCTGCGGATTATTCGCCGGAAAGTATTTTATTCGACTACCGGAATTAG
- the argC gene encoding N-acetyl-gamma-glutamyl-phosphate reductase — translation MTVWSREKVKAAIVGSTGYGGVELIRLLQAHPLVEITSVVSFSSSGQLLTEGFPHLTNVLNRVLDEVDVPLLASKADVVFLATPSGVSAKLVPSFVDAGMRVIDLSGDFRLITQELYREWYNKEPAPADYLSRTVYGLTEVFGEEVKGASFISNPGCYPTAAALGLVPAVQEGWIEPSSLIIDAKTEISGAGRGLGLQVHYAEANENFSAYKVNRHQHIPEIEQTLSRVLGQGVTVTFTTHLVPMTRGIMATMYGTLLGDKSDQDFIDLYQSYYEGRPFIRIRPQGKWPATKEVSGSNYCDIGFSVDRRTGRVTIISVIDNVVKGAAGQAIQNLNVSMGWDETTGLLFAPIYP, via the coding sequence GTGACTGTTTGGAGCAGGGAAAAAGTAAAAGCGGCAATTGTGGGATCGACAGGATATGGAGGAGTTGAATTAATACGTCTGCTGCAAGCGCACCCGCTGGTGGAAATTACATCCGTCGTTTCCTTCTCCAGCAGCGGTCAATTATTAACCGAGGGATTTCCTCATTTAACCAATGTTCTTAACAGGGTATTGGATGAGGTGGATGTCCCCCTTCTTGCAAGTAAAGCGGATGTTGTATTTTTGGCAACCCCTTCAGGGGTTAGTGCTAAGCTGGTGCCTTCCTTTGTAGATGCCGGCATGAGAGTGATTGACTTATCCGGGGATTTCAGGCTTATTACTCAGGAACTTTATAGAGAATGGTATAACAAGGAACCTGCTCCCGCCGATTATTTAAGCCGGACGGTATACGGACTGACGGAAGTATTTGGTGAAGAGGTGAAAGGGGCATCCTTTATCTCGAATCCCGGTTGTTATCCGACTGCCGCCGCATTGGGACTGGTTCCGGCGGTTCAAGAGGGATGGATTGAGCCGTCTTCCCTGATTATAGATGCCAAAACCGAAATATCCGGAGCAGGAAGAGGGCTCGGCCTCCAGGTGCATTATGCGGAAGCCAATGAAAATTTCTCAGCCTACAAAGTAAACCGCCATCAGCACATTCCGGAGATTGAACAGACACTTTCCCGGGTGTTGGGGCAGGGAGTCACCGTCACCTTTACTACTCATCTGGTGCCTATGACGCGGGGAATTATGGCAACTATGTACGGTACACTTCTCGGGGATAAGAGCGATCAGGATTTTATTGACTTGTATCAGTCTTATTATGAAGGGCGGCCGTTTATACGGATCCGGCCGCAGGGGAAATGGCCCGCCACGAAAGAAGTATCGGGTTCCAATTATTGTGACATTGGATTCTCGGTAGATCGGCGGACGGGGAGAGTTACGATTATTTCCGTGATTGATAACGTGGTGAAAGGAGCAGCCGGCCAGGCCATCCAGAATCTGAACGTATCCATGGGATGGGACGAAACAACCGGACTGTTGTTTGCGCCTATATATCCGTAA
- a CDS encoding cold shock domain-containing protein, with protein MQGKVKWFNAEKGYGFIEREDGGDVFVHFSAIQGEGFKTLEEGQSVEFDIVEGARGPQAANVIKL; from the coding sequence ATGCAAGGTAAAGTAAAATGGTTTAATGCAGAGAAAGGGTATGGCTTTATTGAGCGTGAAGATGGAGGAGACGTATTCGTACATTTCTCCGCTATCCAAGGCGAAGGCTTTAAAACCCTAGAAGAAGGACAATCCGTAGAATTTGATATTGTGGAAGGCGCTCGCGGACCACAAGCTGCTAACGTAATCAAATTATAA
- the argB gene encoding acetylglutamate kinase, protein METGSFVIKCGGSTLASLSGSFYAELRELQQHGHTPVIVHGGGPAISETLDRLAIATEFVEGFRKTTEEVLDVVEMVLAGQMNKQIVRSLQRNGAKAVGLSGTDGFLLEAEPVDNHEQVGLVGRVTRVNRELITGLIGLGYIPVLAPIGTHPQTGQRYNINTDTAAGAVVSQTGAGCLIVVTDVPGIKTTVQGRPAILPSVTVTEIVEMIGSGEIYGGMIPKVKAAVECIQGEVREVVIIQGSEPGLLTRALNGEEVGTRIVKG, encoded by the coding sequence ATGGAAACGGGGAGCTTTGTGATCAAATGCGGAGGCAGTACACTGGCGTCTCTATCAGGCAGCTTTTATGCGGAGCTTCGGGAGCTGCAGCAACATGGACACACTCCCGTGATTGTTCATGGCGGTGGCCCTGCCATATCCGAAACCTTGGATCGGCTTGCGATTGCAACCGAGTTTGTGGAAGGGTTCCGGAAAACAACCGAGGAAGTGCTTGATGTTGTGGAGATGGTATTAGCCGGACAGATGAATAAACAGATCGTCCGAAGCCTGCAAAGAAACGGGGCGAAAGCCGTAGGCTTATCCGGTACGGACGGATTCCTGCTGGAGGCGGAACCGGTCGACAATCATGAGCAGGTTGGTTTGGTCGGTCGGGTTACCCGGGTAAACCGGGAATTGATCACCGGTCTGATCGGCCTTGGCTATATTCCAGTATTGGCGCCGATAGGTACTCATCCCCAAACCGGACAGCGCTACAACATTAATACCGATACGGCAGCAGGTGCGGTTGTATCCCAGACGGGTGCCGGGTGCCTGATTGTGGTGACTGATGTACCGGGGATAAAAACAACCGTCCAGGGCCGCCCCGCTATTCTTCCTTCAGTTACGGTTACGGAAATCGTTGAAATGATAGGCAGCGGGGAAATTTACGGAGGAATGATTCCAAAAGTAAAAGCTGCTGTAGAGTGCATTCAGGGGGAAGTACGGGAAGTCGTCATTATTCAAGGGTCCGAACCGGGATTGTTAACCCGGGCGCTTAACGGAGAAGAAGTTGGAACCCGTATCGTAAAAGGGTAA
- the argJ gene encoding bifunctional glutamate N-acetyltransferase/amino-acid acetyltransferase ArgJ — protein sequence MQTKQAGFTEVAGGTITTPKGFTAAGLHCGLKQAGRPDLGAIVCEVPAAAAAVYTQNAFQAAPLHVTRDSLASGGKLQALLVNSGNANACIGRQGLADAYEMRSAMAEALGVPAALVGVASTGIIGELLPMEKVRGGIARMPRQLSADGCDFSQAILTTDLVQKSVCVRLEIAGKTVHIAGTAKGSGMIHPNMATMLGFITTDARIGSGQLQSLLGQTTDSTFNMITVDGDTSTNDMVVVLASGLAGHDPLHPGHSDWSVFAEAFCYVAQYLAKAIARDGEGAAKLIGVNVRGALSNRSAGIIAKTVVGSSLVKTACYGADANWGRIIAAVGRSGEPVAADFVDIHIGEIPVLIKSAPVEVDEEKATLYLKGEEVAIYIDLHQGAGSATAWGCDLTYDYVRINASYRT from the coding sequence ATGCAGACGAAACAAGCTGGCTTTACAGAAGTTGCCGGGGGGACGATAACCACCCCGAAGGGTTTTACTGCCGCAGGTTTGCACTGCGGGCTCAAACAGGCCGGCCGACCCGATCTCGGCGCGATCGTCTGTGAGGTGCCGGCCGCAGCGGCTGCGGTATACACGCAGAACGCTTTCCAAGCGGCACCTCTGCACGTGACGCGGGACAGCCTCGCGTCCGGCGGCAAGCTTCAGGCGTTGCTGGTGAACAGCGGCAATGCCAATGCCTGCATCGGCCGTCAGGGACTGGCCGATGCGTATGAGATGCGCTCCGCTATGGCGGAAGCGCTTGGAGTGCCCGCGGCGCTCGTCGGCGTCGCGAGTACGGGCATCATCGGCGAGCTTCTGCCGATGGAGAAGGTGCGCGGCGGCATAGCCCGAATGCCGCGGCAGTTGTCGGCGGACGGCTGCGACTTCAGCCAGGCCATCCTGACGACGGATCTGGTACAGAAGTCCGTCTGCGTCCGCCTGGAGATTGCCGGCAAGACTGTACATATCGCCGGGACAGCTAAGGGCTCCGGGATGATCCATCCGAACATGGCGACTATGCTCGGATTTATCACCACCGACGCCCGTATCGGCTCAGGGCAGCTTCAATCGCTGCTGGGGCAAACTACCGATTCCACCTTCAATATGATCACGGTGGATGGGGATACCAGTACGAACGATATGGTCGTCGTACTGGCAAGCGGATTGGCGGGTCATGACCCTCTGCATCCGGGACATAGTGACTGGTCTGTGTTTGCTGAAGCATTCTGTTATGTGGCCCAATATTTGGCCAAAGCGATTGCCCGGGACGGGGAAGGAGCTGCCAAGCTGATCGGGGTGAATGTACGGGGAGCTTTAAGCAACCGTTCAGCGGGCATCATAGCCAAAACGGTGGTGGGTTCCAGTCTTGTAAAGACGGCCTGCTACGGGGCTGATGCCAACTGGGGGCGCATTATAGCGGCGGTGGGGCGCTCCGGTGAACCGGTAGCTGCCGATTTTGTGGATATCCATATCGGGGAGATCCCGGTACTAATAAAGTCGGCTCCTGTTGAAGTGGATGAAGAGAAAGCCACTCTATACTTGAAGGGAGAAGAAGTGGCGATTTACATCGATTTGCACCAGGGTGCAGGATCGGCAACCGCCTGGGGCTGTGATTTAACTTATGATTATGTACGGATTAATGCGTCATATCGGACTTGA
- the fliS gene encoding flagellar export chaperone FliS, with the protein MIPSPYQKYQQTKAQTASPAQLLLMLYDGAIRFVKLGIEGIQEHNMEKTNTNLCKAQSILHEMIASLNFNYEISNNLLRIYEYMLHQLIQSNVNKSAKPAEEVLSQLMELKEAWTEAGKQAAGSVAGISQHG; encoded by the coding sequence TTGATCCCTTCTCCCTATCAAAAATACCAACAGACCAAGGCGCAGACAGCTTCGCCGGCTCAGCTACTGCTTATGCTGTACGATGGAGCGATCCGCTTTGTTAAATTGGGTATAGAAGGCATACAAGAACACAATATGGAAAAGACAAATACGAATCTATGCAAAGCACAGTCCATTTTACATGAAATGATTGCCTCCCTGAATTTTAACTACGAGATTTCTAACAACCTGCTGCGAATCTACGAATATATGCTTCATCAGCTCATCCAGTCAAATGTGAACAAATCTGCAAAGCCTGCAGAAGAAGTGCTCTCTCAGTTAATGGAATTAAAGGAAGCCTGGACAGAAGCCGGCAAACAGGCTGCAGGGTCTGTAGCGGGGATATCCCAACATGGATAA
- a CDS encoding S-layer homology domain-containing protein, which produces MSKDDPANGYALPYIEAAKENNIVSGYEDGTYRPANALTKIDRGIMANDSDGRFNSTEQVNRYMLVLSTYNVMVSVSSVKAIDANKVEVKFTNAVRTE; this is translated from the coding sequence GTGAGCAAGGATGATCCGGCTAATGGATATGCGCTTCCTTACATTGAAGCTGCTAAAGAAAATAACATCGTATCAGGTTATGAAGATGGGACTTATCGTCCAGCCAATGCCCTGACCAAAATTGATCGTGGAATAATGGCAAATGATTCCGACGGCAGATTCAATAGTACTGAACAGGTTAACCGTTACATGCTGGTACTTAGCACTTACAATGTGATGGTATCCGTTTCTTCCGTAAAAGCTATAGACGCAAATAAAGTAGAAGTTAAATTTACTAACGCAGTTAGGACGGAGTAA
- a CDS encoding YitT family protein, with protein MEYILLFIGSFIMACSFNLFLLPNQIASGGVSGISVVLQSFGIEPAFTQWMFNIPLYILGVWLLGKQLGIKAAVGSLIFPFFVFLSSHFPPLTDNTLLASIYGGMGVGLGLGLVFLGRGSTGGLALAAQIIHKYTGITLGIAVAIMDGLVIVSAGFVFTPEKALFALIGLFVTSKTIDIIQTGFSNTKVAYIISQETEKLKEAILFDLDRGLTSLSGCGGYTGDPRTLLMVVINQSDVPKLKSAVKAIDPNAFIILTEASEVLGEGFKQHS; from the coding sequence ATGGAATACATACTATTGTTTATCGGCTCTTTTATTATGGCATGCAGCTTTAATTTGTTTCTCCTTCCTAACCAGATTGCCTCGGGAGGGGTATCCGGGATTTCCGTCGTCCTGCAATCATTCGGTATTGAGCCGGCCTTTACCCAGTGGATGTTCAATATCCCTCTTTATATTTTGGGAGTCTGGCTTTTAGGCAAACAACTGGGAATCAAGGCCGCTGTAGGTTCACTCATCTTTCCGTTCTTCGTCTTTCTCAGCAGCCATTTCCCCCCTCTTACAGATAATACACTTTTGGCGAGCATATATGGTGGAATGGGAGTCGGTCTCGGCCTCGGCCTCGTTTTCCTTGGAAGAGGCTCAACAGGGGGACTGGCGTTAGCCGCGCAAATTATCCATAAATATACAGGGATCACCCTCGGCATTGCGGTGGCCATTATGGATGGTCTTGTTATTGTGTCGGCGGGCTTCGTGTTTACTCCGGAAAAGGCTCTATTTGCTCTGATTGGTTTGTTTGTCACCAGTAAAACCATTGATATTATTCAGACAGGATTCAGCAATACCAAAGTGGCCTATATCATTTCACAGGAGACGGAGAAGCTGAAGGAGGCAATCCTGTTTGACCTGGACCGAGGACTGACTTCATTAAGCGGCTGCGGGGGATATACGGGTGATCCGAGGACGCTTCTCATGGTGGTTATCAACCAAAGCGACGTACCGAAGCTAAAATCAGCAGTGAAAGCAATCGACCCTAATGCGTTTATTATTTTGACGGAAGCCAGCGAGGTATTGGGAGAGGGATTTAAACAACACTCTTAA
- the hpf gene encoding ribosome hibernation-promoting factor, HPF/YfiA family: MKYKIRGVNIELTEALKDYVDKKISKLDKYFEAPLASEASVTLSVIKDMHTVEVTIPISGALLRAEVKNDDMYASIDLVVDKLERQIRKYKTKMNRRIRQEGGKRDLFVMEPSSVANTVEEEEYELVRTKRFTLKPMDVEEAILQMNMVGHNFFVFANMDTDQVNVVYKREDGRYGLIEPAI; this comes from the coding sequence ATGAAGTATAAAATTCGTGGAGTTAACATCGAGCTTACCGAGGCCCTTAAAGATTACGTGGACAAGAAAATCAGTAAGCTGGATAAATATTTTGAAGCCCCCCTTGCCTCGGAGGCCAGCGTGACGCTCAGCGTCATCAAGGACATGCATACGGTTGAGGTTACGATTCCGATTTCCGGTGCCCTGCTCCGTGCAGAGGTAAAAAACGACGATATGTATGCCTCGATTGATCTGGTGGTGGATAAGCTCGAAAGGCAAATCCGCAAGTACAAAACGAAAATGAACCGGAGGATCCGTCAAGAAGGCGGTAAGCGGGATCTCTTCGTAATGGAACCGAGCAGTGTTGCTAACACCGTGGAGGAAGAAGAATACGAACTCGTAAGAACCAAACGGTTTACTCTAAAGCCAATGGACGTCGAGGAAGCGATCCTTCAAATGAACATGGTCGGACATAATTTTTTCGTATTTGCCAATATGGACACTGATCAGGTGAATGTGGTCTACAAACGTGAAGACGGCAGATATGGTCTGATTGAACCCGCGATTTAA